Within Scomber japonicus isolate fScoJap1 chromosome 18, fScoJap1.pri, whole genome shotgun sequence, the genomic segment CAAAAAGTAAGTTTAAACATAAGTAGTTGCCTCCGACTGCCTCAAGTATGCAGTAGAATCACATATGTCATTAATAACACAAGACAAGCAGGAAAGGAGATGAAATACAATTTATTGTGACGTTATTGTCCAAATGGTTAAATGTCAGGGTGGTGGAGACTTTGTCATTAGCATTAGCTTCATTAGCTCTCATGATATTGTTTCTCTGCCACACAGAGCCTACCTGGTGACTGGACAGACTTACAGTCGTAAAGTGGATGTAGACTGTCTGTCTAGCCTGGCCAGTTTGGGAGCTACTGTTCATAAGGTAAGCTGCATAATCTTGAGATTTAGAGAAACATTGCCATCTAGTGCTCTGTAATAGAAGCTATATCATTTACACTGCACTGACTTTGAATGTAgacttttaacattttacatcAGCATTAAATATTTGCATAAACTTGTTGAAGCTAATTTTGAATCTGTCCGTGTGCTGCAGATCTGTACTGACATCCGTCTGCTTGCCAACCTGAAGGAGATTGAGGAGCCTTTCGAGAAAGAGCAGATTGGTATATTCCCTCATTATTTGCCTTATACAGCTGCATAAAACATTATCCTGTAATGCAAGCACCAGTATAAAGTGTATGTCAGCATGAagttcttttcctcctccaggtTCTAGTGCCATGCCCTACAAGAGGAACCCCATGCGTGCAGAGCGTTGCTGTAGCTTGGCCCGTCATCTGGTGGCACTGATGGCCGACCCACTGCAGACAGCCTCAGTACAGTGGCTGGAGAGGACGCTGGACGACAGTGCCAACAGGTCAGACATACATGAGATATGTGTGATTATATGTACTTTTTAGTCAGTACCTGCTGCTTCTCTACATAATTGGCTAAtttcaccttctctctctctcgtgtgtAGGAGGATCTCCCTGCCGGAGTCCTTCCTGACTGCAGACATTATCCTCAGCACACTGCAGAACATTACAGAGGGACTTGTGGTGTACCCCAAAGTCATTGAGAGACACATCCGTCATGAGCTGCCCTTCATGGCAACAGAGAATATTATCATGGCCATGGTAAAGGCCGGAGGAAACAGACAGGTACAGGGTGCCAACACTACTGATGTGCAAGGGATAATTCCTGACGTAGTAAATCAGGGTCTATGTCCTACAAGAGATGATGTAGTACTTAACAGAAAATTAACTTTCCATCTTCCTACTGCTTCTCTCCTTCAGGACTGCCATGAGAAGATCCGTGTTCTGTCTCAGGAGGCAGCTGCTGTGGTCAAACAGGAGGGTGGTGATAACGACCTGCTGGCCAGAGTCCAGGCGGACCCCTACTTCGCCCCCATATTGGGACAGCTTGATGCCCTACTTGACCCCAAGACCTTTATTGGTCGTGCTCCTCAGCAGGTACAATATGAGCAATCCTCTTTTTTATGCTAGCTGTCATCCTGACTGCTCCTCCACCATTATTTGTCTATTATTAAGTAACCATATACATTgcacatgtacatacatacatgtatttttGCTCAGGTTTTTCTTGAACATTAAAACTGCAGCTAAGGTCAATCCAAAGGTccatataaaatgtaatgtagaccctatagacacacatttatgggtgtataaaatagttttttcttctGCTCTATTCTCATCCTCTTCAGGTGGCTAGGTTTCTATCTGAGGAAGtacgccccctgctggagccctaCAAGGCTAAAATGGATGTCAAGATTGAGCTTGAGCtttgacagaaacacacacacactgacttgaAAACAGGTCAATATAAAGAAACATGGTCAATTTGTGTCCGTAGTGAACAGTGTTATACCTCAATAAAGAACAATGTTTAAatgaatttcatttttatgGTAGTTTTCATTTCTGCATGCTGCATTTGAATAAGAATGGAAAATATCTAACTGTTATGTGTTTGTACTCAAAACTAAGGTGTTTATAAAAATTATAAATGAGATATAACAGTCTAATAGGTGTAGTCATATATTAGTCATGTTCCTGCCATCTTTATTAACAGGAACCAAAGGTCATAAACATGCtcaaacataataaaatgcTGATTAAGTGATGAGGTAAATTTATACTTCCCCCATTTTATCACTTAACATGCATGATAAGTCCCCGAGTCATTTGCAGACGTCAAGGTTATCACCGACACTGCAACCATTTCACTCATGTAAGTTGAAACCATTTTGAATTTCAAGCTCCTATTCAGAGTGTTTATACTTTTGGTATGGTTTGTTTTCAGCTAGCGGAAAGGAAAATGTAAACTGTAGAGGAGAGAAAGCGCACTGTTAGTATTGACATGAACAAGCAGAAGAGGTTGTAAATCTAAAAAAACACTGACTCAAAGTCCAGCCCAGCCCTCTTTAAAGGAACAGTCTGGGTCCGGTTACCATAACCTTCAGTCTAGTTGCGCATTTTGTCATTCCCAGTGCAGAGAATGACCAAACTAGCTGTTTCATTATAGACCTTTGAGAAACCTAACTTTTCAAACACCATTACTCATCATTTCTCTACACTCTTGCTATCTACGGCACAGCTTTGACACCACATACGTAGCCGTCGTGGTCATATTCACGGTATTCTGCTGACACAAAGCACTTATCATTTCACACATGCTATGTCCAGACAAAGTTGGTGTAATTACGGTAATGTAGGTGAAATGAGTTGCTTTGAATATTGATGAAACAGAGAACTGAATCTCTACTTACCGACCATTCCTCAGAGTGAGTAACTCTTCTCTTTCATACACACTGTTCCTCTGTACTTTTGTTATATTCAACCTCATTAAATTCATCTCTTAGTACTGTATTTTGACACTCTCAATTTAACTTTTGGAAGTATTCTTACCTGAGGATCTTAAAAGCTGAAATACCCATCCTCCATTAATGTTTCACTTTTGTGTTTGCCTCCATATAAAGCAAGCAGCAGTGATATTGTAACATGTGGCTGTGGGCATTGCTTCCCATCTTCCTGGCTATCTTTGGCACTGTGGGCATTTGGACAGTGTAAGTAACTGaccttgtttttattaatagaGACTTCCTGGTTCATaagtcacatttcatttttcatatctTATAACTGGACCACAGAGGAAGTAGCCTGTTGAGAATTGGTGTTAATACAATTGTGCATTGTGTCTACAATAAACAGCAGGATTAACCTTCATTTATGTGGCATTAAAGGATGTTAATActttcttcattattttacaAACCTGATTTATGCTCCCAAGTTTAATACCTGATTAGTTGGTTCTTTTAAAGAAGAGGCAACAGTGTGGTTTCCTTCTGGTCTacaaaatcactgaatggtttaggtccagaatacataaatacatacatagtaGAATATAAagccagtagagctctgagatctactaactcaggtcagatagttgagcccagagttcaaactaaacatggtgaagcagcttttacacaactggaacaaactaccagcagaactgaaatcatgtttaaatccaggttaaaaacacttctcttttcCTGTGCTTATCATTGAGCtattttaaagcacattttaatctttcatttgcactctatgtccttttaatgattttaaagttaattattattttatgctgcaatcttatatttaatgctctattctagcattttatttctctctttctatgttattattagtgtggggggtgggtgggttaattgtatattttaatttttctcaaattgcatgtttttcttttttatgtaaagcacattgagttgccattgtgtatgaaatgtgctatataaataaaactgccttgccttccCTTGCCTTCTTAAAGTTTGCTCTGATAATGAATCACACTAAATCTTAAATCATTCTATACAAATGGTCAAAATCCAAAATGTATGAACTGTATGAATGtacttatatataatatgttatcTCCCCTGCATTCAGTCACAATACAGCTGTTTTCTTCCAATTAGGTTTGGTATAGCTGTAACAAATGGATCAGTCAACTTAACAGAGTCATTCCCCTATATCAGGTTGGTATAATTCCTTTCCTTCATGTGGCATGATGGAAATGAAAGCAGttaaaatgaattataataTTTCTGTTGTCACATCCACCCTTTAGTAAATGTGGCACTCACAACCCGCAGAGCTGTCTCTTCTCCCAGATCTGCAACATCTGCTCGGTTTTAGgtaataaaatatatgtttacTTCATTTACTGTGTCTTTGACTTGCACATGTTCTTACTGATGTATGATTTATAGTCTGTCTCTTATACTATTAATAttctactactattactatcaTACATACTATTCACAGATTGAAGAAAGAGTCCTCAAATGATAGTCAAAAGTCAGTTTATCCCCTATAAATTGGATATTGGTATTTGCAGATTGATCTACATAACTGTTTATGCTAAATCAACGTTTTTGCATgtgaaaagacatttaaaactcAAGGTCTTCCTTTAAATTGAACTCTAACCAAAACTGTCTTCTAGTAACTTCTAGACCATCTTTGCGATCTTTTCAGCCCtcttctccctgtctgtctgtctgtctgtctgtctgtctctctcagccCTGTGGATTGTGGTGATCCGTTTTCAGCAGGTTAGAGACTACGGTAACCATGGAAAGGCCAACATCGCCAGCATTGTTTTAGGATTCATATCCT encodes:
- the adsl gene encoding adenylosuccinate lyase, with protein sequence MAAADEFMKYRSPLVSRYASKEMAYNFSDRKKFTTWRKLWIYLAKAEKALGLPITDAQILEMESHAEDIDFVMAAEEERKLRHDVMAHVHTFAHYCPTAAPIIHLGATSCYVGDNTDLIMLRDGFDILLPKLARVIDRLANFAEKYADLPTLGFTHYQPAQLTTVGKRACLWLQDLAMDIRNLQRARDDLRLRGVKGTTGTQASFLQLFQGDHDKVEELDRMVTDMSGFKKAYLVTGQTYSRKVDVDCLSSLASLGATVHKICTDIRLLANLKEIEEPFEKEQIGSSAMPYKRNPMRAERCCSLARHLVALMADPLQTASVQWLERTLDDSANRRISLPESFLTADIILSTLQNITEGLVVYPKVIERHIRHELPFMATENIIMAMVKAGGNRQDCHEKIRVLSQEAAAVVKQEGGDNDLLARVQADPYFAPILGQLDALLDPKTFIGRAPQQVARFLSEEVRPLLEPYKAKMDVKIELEL